A DNA window from Centroberyx gerrardi isolate f3 chromosome 3, fCenGer3.hap1.cur.20231027, whole genome shotgun sequence contains the following coding sequences:
- the hand2 gene encoding heart- and neural crest derivatives-expressed protein 2, with amino-acid sequence MSLVSGFPHHPVMHHHESHYSLHAAAGRCHEDTGAPPYFTSWLISHADMSPTEYGLAPGYSPEYHGNSGGSTGGLDPHHHPHHHHYGPGGMVPGAGISVSGAPVGMHHHHTHTRTVKRRPTANRKERRRTQSINSAFAELRECIPNVPADTKLSKIKTLRLATSYISYLMDILDKDGQHGDTQAFKAELKKTEAREERRKREAVEVLKTTSSSSSSSSSSSSVGDKKTKGRTGWPQHVWALELKQ; translated from the exons atGAGTCTGGTCTCGGGCTTCCCTCACCACCCGGTCATGCACCACCACGAGAGCCACTACTCTTTGCACGCGGCGGCGGGTCGGTGTCACGAGGACACCGGGGCTCCTCCATACTTCACCAGCTGGCTGATCAGCCACGCGGATATGTCCCCCACTGAGTACGGCCTCGCACCCGGCTACAGCCCCGAATACCATGGCAACAGCGGCGGGTCTACCGGCGGCCTGGACCCCCACCATCATCCCCACCATCACCACTACGGACCCGGCGGGATGGTCCCAGGGGCCGGGATCTCGGTGAGCGGAGCCCCGGTAGGCAtgcaccaccaccacacacacacccggacCGTGAAGCGGAGACCTACGGCCAACCGTAAGGAGAGGCGGCGGACTCAGAGCATCAACTCGGCCTTTGCGGAGTTGAGGGAGTGCATCCCCAACGTCCCGGCAGACACTAAGCTGTCCAAGATCAAGACGCTACGGCTGGCCACCAGCTACATCTCCTACCTGATGGACATCCTGGACAAGGACGGGCAGCACGGAGACACGCAGGCCTTCAAGGCCGAGCTGAAGAAGACGGAGGCCAGGGAGGagcggaggaagagagaggcg GTGGAGGTCCTGAAGACaacatcatcttcttcttcatcatcatcatcttcatcatcagttGGCGATAAGAAGACAAAAGGACGGACAGGATGGCCTCAACATGTCTGGGCCCTGGAACTCAAACaatag